From the Alkalibacter rhizosphaerae genome, one window contains:
- a CDS encoding SLC13 family permease, protein MKKSHVFGILLAIFILVGMHFVPESPGLTVQGIKTLGILLALIVLLVTEPIPIGVTCILGIAFMVAFKAVDTVAQAMVGYTNQIMLFVVVSFGISYAITKVPLSRRLLVLLIKVFGSKINMILLAFMLSAAVLSSIMSNVATTAVLISVVLNFLTIYTDPVEKKQSGKAFMIGLPIAAMIGGIITPAGFSLILLIMDFLEKQVGITITFVQWMALGSPIAFVTLFFAWFLICKVFKPIEVGKERVDEYVANIGVEEKMSFKEKYVLTVVIVMFILWVLSSWFPVFNIAVVSAIGFGFMFLPKIEILTWDEYVGTVSWAAFFLVGTMLSLGSALSASGVSVWLVESIFPATLDLPVSIIAFILSIIIFILLIPIPLGPVLITMLMAPFVVLAGAYNISPAVLLVLLVMVASNCYILPLDTVPLLTYMTGYYKMSDMPKVSIAIQIFMAAMIGIWVPIGLKLLGIA, encoded by the coding sequence ATGAAAAAGTCGCATGTCTTTGGTATCTTATTAGCCATTTTCATCCTGGTAGGAATGCATTTTGTTCCAGAAAGTCCAGGCCTTACTGTTCAAGGGATCAAGACCTTGGGAATTTTGTTGGCGTTGATCGTCTTGCTCGTAACGGAGCCCATCCCCATCGGCGTCACCTGCATCCTTGGGATCGCCTTCATGGTAGCTTTCAAGGCAGTTGACACCGTTGCCCAAGCCATGGTTGGATACACCAACCAAATCATGCTTTTCGTCGTTGTATCATTTGGTATTTCCTATGCCATCACCAAAGTTCCTCTTTCCCGTCGTCTGCTCGTATTGCTGATCAAAGTCTTTGGCAGTAAGATCAACATGATCCTGTTGGCATTCATGCTCAGCGCAGCCGTTCTTTCTTCCATCATGTCCAACGTAGCGACTACTGCTGTTCTTATCAGTGTCGTATTGAACTTTTTAACCATTTATACCGATCCAGTGGAGAAAAAACAAAGCGGCAAGGCCTTTATGATCGGATTGCCCATCGCTGCCATGATCGGCGGCATCATCACGCCGGCTGGATTTTCATTGATCTTGCTGATCATGGATTTTTTGGAGAAACAAGTAGGAATCACCATCACTTTTGTCCAGTGGATGGCATTGGGCTCCCCCATCGCATTTGTAACCTTGTTTTTTGCCTGGTTTCTCATTTGCAAAGTATTTAAACCTATTGAAGTGGGCAAGGAGCGAGTCGATGAATATGTAGCCAATATCGGAGTGGAAGAGAAGATGTCTTTCAAAGAAAAATATGTGTTGACCGTAGTCATCGTCATGTTCATTCTATGGGTCCTCAGCTCCTGGTTCCCGGTCTTCAATATCGCAGTTGTCTCCGCCATTGGATTCGGGTTCATGTTTTTGCCAAAAATCGAGATCCTCACATGGGACGAATATGTGGGCACGGTCAGCTGGGCCGCATTCTTTCTAGTCGGTACCATGCTGTCTTTGGGCAGCGCACTTTCCGCTAGTGGTGTCAGCGTTTGGTTGGTGGAAAGCATTTTTCCGGCGACCTTGGACCTTCCGGTTTCCATCATTGCATTTATCTTGAGCATCATCATCTTTATTCTGTTGATCCCCATCCCTTTGGGACCCGTCCTCATCACCATGTTGATGGCCCCCTTTGTGGTATTGGCTGGAGCTTACAACATCTCACCGGCAGTTTTGCTGGTACTGTTGGTCATGGTGGCATCCAACTGCTACATCCTGCCTTTGGACACGGTTCCCTTGCTGACCTATATGACCGGATACTACAAAATGAGCGACATGCCGAAAGTATCCATTGCCATCCAAATCTTTATGGCGGCCATGATCGGCATTTGGGTTCCCATAGGATTGAAATTGCTTGGTATCGCTTAA
- a CDS encoding transporter substrate-binding domain-containing protein — MNRKLVMGIVLVLVLALAIGCSGGSGDGEDKVYNIATDTTFAPFEFQNAEGDYVGIDIELLAAIAEDQGFEYELNPLGFSAAVAALESNQTDAVIAGMSITDERKEKYDFSEPYYDSGVVMAISASNTEVTSYEDLEGKTVAVKVGTEGATFAESIKDQYGFELTYFEESPLMYEDVKTGNTAACFEDYPVMGYGISQGNGLKMVTDMEKGSSYGFAVMKGENTELLEMFDAGLANIRANGKYQEIIDKYIAAE; from the coding sequence ATGAACAGAAAATTAGTAATGGGAATTGTTTTGGTCCTTGTATTGGCTTTGGCAATAGGCTGTTCCGGAGGTTCCGGAGATGGAGAAGACAAAGTATATAACATTGCAACAGATACCACCTTTGCACCTTTTGAATTCCAAAATGCGGAGGGAGATTATGTAGGGATCGATATCGAGCTGTTGGCAGCCATCGCGGAGGACCAGGGTTTTGAATACGAATTGAACCCCTTGGGATTCAGTGCAGCAGTTGCTGCTTTGGAATCCAATCAAACAGATGCCGTTATTGCAGGCATGAGCATAACGGACGAAAGAAAAGAGAAATATGATTTTTCCGAACCATATTATGATTCTGGTGTTGTCATGGCCATCAGCGCTTCCAACACGGAAGTGACTTCTTACGAAGATCTGGAAGGAAAAACCGTTGCAGTGAAAGTTGGAACGGAAGGTGCAACATTTGCCGAAAGCATCAAAGACCAATATGGTTTTGAATTGACTTATTTTGAAGAATCTCCCTTGATGTATGAAGACGTAAAAACTGGTAACACGGCCGCATGTTTTGAAGACTATCCGGTCATGGGATACGGAATTTCTCAAGGAAACGGATTGAAAATGGTCACAGATATGGAAAAAGGTTCTTCTTACGGGTTTGCCGTCATGAAGGGCGAAAATACAGAACTGCTGGAAATGTTTGATGCCGGATTGGCCAATATAAGAGCCAACGGGAAATATCAGGAAATCATCGACAAATATATCGCAGCAGAATAA
- a CDS encoding ABC transporter ATP-binding protein → MSKNAVLKIENLSISFVTSAGEINAIRGVDFTLNKGDTVAIVGESGSGKSVTVKAIMGILSGNGKINSGKIEFTYQDGKKEVTKDLLTLSKKEIREQINGKRIAMVFQDPMTSLNPTMSIGKQVMEGMIFHYNTSKEDAHRKAIELLDLVGIPEPEKRMKNYPHQLSGGMRQRIVIAIALACNPDVLICDEPTTALDVTIQAKILELIKEIQTKLGISVIYITHDLGVVAKVADYVAVMYAGKFVEKGTTEEVFFDPRHPYTWGLLSSMPSLDSSEGSLYAIPGSPPNLLNKVKGDPFAERNEFALNIDFKKEPPMFKISETHYASTWLLHENAPKVEMPSQLKERIQAMLEVD, encoded by the coding sequence ATGAGCAAAAATGCAGTATTGAAAATCGAAAACTTATCCATATCCTTTGTGACCTCCGCAGGTGAGATCAATGCAATACGAGGTGTGGATTTTACATTGAACAAAGGAGATACCGTTGCCATCGTCGGAGAAAGCGGCAGCGGCAAATCCGTTACTGTAAAAGCCATCATGGGTATCCTGTCCGGCAATGGCAAGATCAACAGCGGAAAGATCGAATTTACCTATCAGGATGGAAAAAAGGAAGTGACCAAGGACCTCCTTACCCTGTCGAAAAAAGAGATTCGGGAGCAGATCAACGGAAAAAGGATCGCCATGGTTTTTCAAGATCCAATGACCTCGCTGAATCCCACCATGTCCATCGGAAAGCAAGTTATGGAGGGCATGATCTTTCACTACAATACATCAAAAGAAGATGCACATCGAAAAGCCATCGAATTGCTGGATCTGGTAGGAATACCGGAACCGGAAAAGCGAATGAAAAATTATCCCCACCAATTGTCCGGAGGCATGCGGCAGCGGATCGTCATCGCCATCGCACTGGCCTGCAATCCGGATGTTTTGATCTGTGATGAACCAACGACGGCACTGGATGTGACCATTCAAGCGAAGATCCTGGAACTGATCAAGGAGATCCAAACAAAGTTAGGCATCTCTGTCATCTATATCACCCATGATTTGGGAGTCGTAGCCAAGGTAGCTGACTATGTGGCTGTCATGTATGCAGGTAAATTTGTGGAAAAAGGAACGACGGAAGAAGTGTTTTTCGACCCTCGACATCCCTATACCTGGGGCTTGTTGTCTTCCATGCCCAGTTTGGACAGCAGCGAAGGCAGTTTGTACGCCATCCCTGGAAGTCCACCCAACTTGTTGAACAAAGTCAAGGGAGACCCCTTTGCAGAACGCAATGAATTTGCCCTAAATATCGACTTTAAAAAAGAGCCTCCCATGTTCAAGATTTCCGAGACCCACTACGCTAGTACCTGGCTGTTGCATGAAAATGCGCCCAAGGTGGAAATGCCCTCTCAACTTAAAGAGAGAATCCAGGCAATGTTGGAGGTGGATTGA
- a CDS encoding ABC transporter permease: protein MKKYILKRVGIAALTLLVILFILFIMLELMPGSPFNDEKLTEAQRAIINAKYGLDKPVMLRFVNYVKSMLTGDFGVSYNISKNTPIADLLQSRLPLSLRIGGQAILLGTIIGIILGLIAAIKHNTIFDTLTTVISVLGVSLPSYVFAMALIYALGFRLKWFPLLYQLSAPFESTILPTVALSMFTIATVARFTRTEMLEVLGTDYMLLAESKGVSNFNLIFKHALRNALIPIVTVLAPLVVSLMTGSLVIEKLFSIPGIGSLMVTAIQSNDYNVIISLAFIYSVLFIAIMLFVDILYGIIDPRIRLAKEDLHE from the coding sequence ATGAAAAAGTATATATTAAAGCGCGTCGGCATCGCAGCTTTGACCCTTCTCGTCATTCTTTTTATCCTTTTCATCATGTTGGAGTTGATGCCGGGTTCTCCTTTTAATGATGAAAAATTGACGGAAGCGCAGCGAGCCATCATCAACGCAAAATATGGCTTGGACAAACCAGTCATGTTGCGTTTTGTCAACTATGTCAAATCCATGCTCACCGGTGATTTTGGCGTATCATATAACATATCCAAAAACACACCCATAGCAGACCTTCTGCAAAGCAGGCTCCCCTTGTCATTGCGCATCGGCGGCCAAGCCATCCTTTTGGGTACCATCATAGGGATCATACTGGGTCTCATAGCTGCCATCAAGCACAACACTATTTTTGACACCTTGACGACGGTGATCTCCGTTCTGGGAGTGAGCTTGCCGTCCTATGTCTTTGCCATGGCGCTTATTTACGCATTGGGTTTTCGTTTAAAGTGGTTTCCACTGCTCTACCAGTTGTCTGCACCCTTTGAGTCGACCATCTTGCCCACAGTGGCGCTCAGCATGTTCACCATCGCTACAGTGGCCCGTTTTACAAGGACGGAAATGCTGGAGGTCCTTGGTACGGATTATATGCTGTTGGCAGAAAGCAAAGGGGTCAGTAATTTTAACTTGATCTTCAAACATGCACTTCGAAATGCACTCATCCCCATCGTCACCGTTTTGGCTCCTTTGGTGGTGAGCTTGATGACAGGCAGTCTGGTCATTGAAAAACTCTTCTCCATTCCGGGGATCGGAAGCCTTATGGTAACCGCCATCCAATCCAATGATTACAATGTGATCATCAGTTTAGCCTTTATTTACAGCGTCCTTTTTATAGCGATCATGCTGTTTGTCGATATTCTTTATGGAATTATTGACCCGAGAATTCGTTTGGCAAAGGAGGATCTCCATGAATAA
- a CDS encoding amino acid ABC transporter ATP-binding protein produces MTEQAQIVVKNLHKYFGKLEVLKGINVNIEKGEVVCVIGPSGSGKSTFLRCLNRLEEATDGEIVIDGEMITKPETDINKVRRHIGMVFQQFNLFPHLSAKQNIMMAPLELKLKSKKDAEAKALELLDRVGLSEKADVMPRQLSGGQQQRVAIARALAMEPDVMLFDEPTSALDPEMVGEVLAVMKELASMGMTMVVVTHEMGFAKDAADRVLFMDEGIIMEQGTPEKMFTNPENPRTIEFLNKVLTA; encoded by the coding sequence ATGACCGAACAAGCCCAGATCGTCGTAAAGAATTTGCACAAGTATTTTGGAAAGCTGGAAGTTTTGAAAGGGATCAACGTCAACATCGAAAAAGGGGAAGTGGTATGTGTCATCGGACCCAGCGGGTCCGGCAAGTCTACATTCCTGCGGTGTTTGAATCGCCTGGAAGAGGCAACGGATGGCGAGATCGTTATAGACGGTGAAATGATCACTAAACCTGAAACGGACATCAACAAAGTTCGACGACACATCGGCATGGTTTTTCAACAGTTCAATTTGTTTCCCCATTTGAGTGCCAAACAAAACATCATGATGGCACCTTTGGAGCTGAAGCTCAAAAGCAAGAAAGATGCAGAGGCAAAAGCACTGGAACTGTTGGACCGGGTCGGGTTGTCGGAGAAGGCGGATGTCATGCCAAGACAATTGTCAGGCGGTCAGCAGCAGAGGGTGGCCATAGCCAGAGCGTTGGCTATGGAACCGGACGTCATGTTGTTCGATGAACCGACCTCTGCACTGGATCCGGAAATGGTGGGAGAAGTTTTAGCCGTCATGAAGGAGCTGGCGTCCATGGGTATGACCATGGTGGTGGTGACCCATGAAATGGGTTTTGCAAAAGATGCGGCAGACCGTGTGTTGTTTATGGATGAAGGCATCATTATGGAACAGGGTACACCGGAAAAAATGTTTACCAATCCGGAAAACCCCAGAACTATTGAGTTTTTAAACAAGGTACTGACTGCTTGA
- a CDS encoding ABC transporter permease yields MKSPRRTRFSQGLYSMAIILGFWYILHVAVGSAAIPSPHETLVHFVQALPGKLSIHLLYSLGRVLTAMVVSVVAGSALGIWIGSSQKADRLITPIVYMLYPIPKIAFLPILMIILGLGEEPKVLLIVLIIVFQFTMAARDGIQEIPKELVFSVASLGVGKWDRMIHLIIPAILPKIITTVRISMGAAISVLFFAENFATTYGIGYYIMNQWAMVNYKEMFSGILALSLAGYLLYQLIDGLDRKVCAWVHVGKGSKSKLD; encoded by the coding sequence ATGAAGAGTCCTCGTAGAACTCGTTTCAGCCAAGGATTGTACAGCATGGCCATCATTTTGGGATTTTGGTATATTTTGCATGTTGCTGTAGGCTCTGCAGCAATTCCATCCCCACATGAAACCCTTGTCCATTTTGTTCAGGCTTTGCCAGGGAAGCTGTCCATTCACCTATTGTACAGCTTGGGTCGAGTTTTGACAGCCATGGTGGTTTCCGTTGTCGCAGGAAGCGCTTTGGGAATTTGGATCGGTTCCAGCCAGAAAGCGGACCGACTGATCACTCCCATCGTCTATATGCTCTACCCCATCCCCAAAATTGCTTTTTTACCGATTTTGATGATCATCCTTGGGCTGGGAGAAGAACCGAAAGTACTTCTGATCGTGTTGATCATTGTTTTTCAATTTACCATGGCGGCCAGAGACGGCATACAGGAGATCCCCAAAGAGTTGGTTTTTTCCGTTGCCTCTTTAGGTGTGGGAAAGTGGGACCGCATGATCCATTTGATCATACCCGCCATTCTGCCAAAAATCATTACGACGGTGCGCATCAGCATGGGAGCAGCCATATCAGTGTTGTTTTTTGCGGAAAACTTTGCTACCACTTATGGGATCGGATATTACATCATGAACCAATGGGCCATGGTCAACTACAAGGAGATGTTCAGCGGCATATTGGCTTTGAGTCTGGCCGGATATTTGCTGTATCAATTGATCGATGGGTTGGACCGAAAAGTCTGCGCATGGGTCCATGTAGGGAAAGGTTCGAAAAGCAAACTCGATTAA
- a CDS encoding amino acid ABC transporter permease has product MNLGKVYSEAGPLLLKGMGIAVQVTVLALIMALVLGMVAALMGLSKTPLRYITKAYVWLIRGTPMLVQVMYIYFAIPQLLQFMGYNVRLTAFDAALISLTLNAGAYMSEIFRGAINAVEKGQMEAARSLGLSQGQAMRKVVLPQALRICLPSLVNQFIITLKDSSIISVIGFGEVIYQARIYVGRTMDSFATYTWVALMYLVVITALTQISKVVERKVQI; this is encoded by the coding sequence ATGAATTTAGGCAAAGTATATTCAGAAGCAGGCCCGTTGCTCCTCAAGGGAATGGGCATTGCTGTTCAGGTAACGGTTTTGGCATTGATCATGGCATTGGTGTTGGGGATGGTCGCCGCTTTGATGGGTCTTTCCAAAACACCGCTTCGATACATCACTAAAGCCTATGTCTGGCTCATAAGAGGAACGCCAATGCTGGTGCAGGTAATGTACATTTACTTTGCCATTCCTCAACTGCTGCAATTTATGGGCTATAACGTACGGTTGACTGCATTTGATGCAGCGTTGATTTCATTGACATTGAATGCAGGTGCTTACATGTCGGAAATCTTCCGAGGGGCGATCAATGCGGTGGAAAAAGGGCAGATGGAAGCTGCTAGAAGCCTTGGGCTTTCTCAAGGTCAAGCCATGCGGAAAGTCGTTTTACCACAAGCATTGCGTATTTGTTTGCCATCCCTTGTCAACCAGTTCATCATTACATTGAAAGATTCTTCCATCATTTCCGTCATCGGTTTTGGGGAAGTGATCTATCAAGCCAGGATCTATGTGGGCCGTACCATGGATTCCTTTGCCACCTACACTTGGGTTGCCTTGATGTACCTGGTGGTGATCACTGCGTTGACTCAGATCAGCAAAGTGGTTGAAAGGAAGGTGCAGATATGA
- a CDS encoding peptide ABC transporter substrate-binding protein: MKRFKGKKALLTVLLLSFLLIATTACGGGDDPADNGDNGGAERENVVRVQFNVEVASMDPQIATDGTSFEVIAAITEGLYSIDADGNPIEAMVDSVEKSEDGKTYTFTLKDAKWSNGEAVTANDFVFAWRRLVDPAVASEYAFIMEIAGVTNAAAISSGEMAVEELGVTAQDEKTLVVELDIPVPYFESLMAFPSFFPVNEAFFTAAGDSYGTSPETLISNGPFKITAYEPAATTIELAKNEEYWDAAAVALDGIEYQVIKDAQQSMLSYQNGDLDVANLSGEQVEQFQNDPEFTNVAAGYLWYVSPNQTVDGLENLNLRKAIALSFDKDAIANNILKDGSIPADFAVPKLLATGPDGKDYRETTDTYLSMDKAAAVEFWNAAKEELGVEELTYTMIVEDTESAMNVAQFLQSEIQTNLPGLTIELQTMPKKNRVERMQQGDFELGLTRWGPDYADPMTYLDMWTTGSPNNYGFWSNDEYDAIIESAKKGELALDLEARWDALKDAEKIVMDEAVIFPVYQKGDAVMIRTGVSGIEFHSVGVNKIFKNTTIE, encoded by the coding sequence ATGAAAAGATTTAAAGGAAAGAAAGCACTCTTGACTGTATTGCTCTTGTCTTTTCTGCTGATCGCAACCACGGCATGTGGCGGTGGAGATGATCCGGCAGATAATGGAGACAACGGCGGAGCAGAAAGAGAAAACGTTGTGCGAGTGCAGTTCAACGTGGAAGTTGCTTCCATGGATCCGCAAATCGCAACGGATGGTACTTCATTTGAAGTGATCGCAGCCATCACAGAAGGACTTTACTCCATCGACGCCGATGGTAATCCCATCGAAGCCATGGTAGATTCCGTGGAAAAAAGCGAAGACGGCAAAACCTACACTTTCACGTTGAAAGATGCGAAATGGTCCAATGGCGAAGCTGTGACTGCTAATGATTTTGTATTTGCATGGAGACGCCTGGTCGATCCGGCTGTTGCCAGTGAATACGCTTTCATCATGGAGATTGCAGGAGTAACAAATGCAGCAGCGATCAGCTCCGGCGAAATGGCTGTTGAAGAACTGGGCGTAACGGCTCAAGACGAAAAAACCCTGGTTGTAGAACTTGACATTCCGGTTCCTTACTTCGAATCCCTGATGGCGTTCCCATCCTTCTTCCCGGTAAACGAAGCATTCTTTACCGCAGCAGGAGACTCTTACGGAACTTCACCGGAGACCTTGATCAGCAACGGACCTTTCAAGATCACCGCTTATGAGCCAGCTGCCACCACCATTGAACTGGCAAAAAATGAAGAGTATTGGGACGCTGCCGCTGTAGCTCTTGACGGCATCGAATACCAAGTCATCAAAGACGCACAGCAATCCATGCTTTCCTATCAAAATGGAGACTTGGACGTAGCCAACCTTTCCGGTGAGCAAGTGGAGCAATTCCAGAACGATCCGGAATTCACCAATGTTGCTGCAGGCTATCTGTGGTACGTTTCTCCAAACCAAACAGTAGATGGACTGGAAAATCTAAATTTGAGAAAAGCCATCGCCTTGTCATTTGACAAAGACGCCATCGCAAACAATATTCTTAAAGATGGATCCATTCCAGCCGACTTCGCAGTACCTAAACTGTTGGCAACCGGTCCGGATGGTAAAGACTACCGTGAAACCACGGATACCTACTTGAGCATGGACAAAGCTGCGGCCGTAGAATTCTGGAATGCAGCAAAAGAAGAACTGGGCGTTGAAGAATTGACCTATACCATGATCGTGGAAGACACGGAATCTGCCATGAACGTGGCTCAGTTCCTGCAATCAGAGATCCAGACCAATTTACCGGGATTGACCATCGAATTGCAAACCATGCCGAAGAAAAATCGTGTAGAGCGCATGCAGCAAGGCGATTTTGAACTAGGTCTTACCAGATGGGGCCCGGATTATGCAGACCCCATGACTTACCTTGACATGTGGACTACAGGAAGCCCCAACAACTACGGCTTCTGGTCCAATGACGAATACGATGCCATCATCGAGTCCGCAAAAAAAGGCGAGCTGGCTCTAGACCTGGAAGCACGTTGGGACGCTTTGAAAGATGCTGAAAAAATCGTCATGGACGAAGCCGTCATATTCCCTGTCTATCAAAAGGGTGATGCCGTCATGATCCGAACCGGAGTTTCCGGAATCGAATTCCACTCCGTCGGCGTCAACAAAATCTTTAAAAACACGACAATCGAATAG
- a CDS encoding ABC transporter permease, with product MNNEEYVFAPDDFVLAGNDHDAFIDDTYFKQSYWKDMLSRFTKNKGAVVGLFVIFLIILMAIIGPGLNEYTYDFQTISHQNLAPRIELLEPLGIFDGSETMSTSTGMVEINKYVSEDGSLTGLEDTYYWFGTDVLGRDIFTRTWEGTRISLYIALVAVAVDMLFGMSYGLISGYFGGRVDMVMQRISEIINGIPTLVMVTLLIIVMKPGLGTITLALAIRGWIGMSRIARAQVLKLKEQEFILATKTLGAKDFFIIFKEILPNIFGQLIIMSMFSVPNAIFTEAFLAFVGLGVPQPLASLGSLISDAFKSFTTHPYMIIFPVIVLALIMLSFNLLADGMRDAFDPKMKEM from the coding sequence ATGAATAACGAGGAATATGTATTTGCGCCGGATGATTTTGTATTGGCTGGAAACGATCACGATGCCTTTATCGACGATACTTATTTCAAGCAGTCCTATTGGAAAGACATGCTTTCCCGTTTCACAAAAAACAAGGGAGCCGTCGTTGGCCTGTTCGTCATATTTTTGATCATACTCATGGCCATCATCGGTCCCGGATTAAACGAATACACCTATGATTTTCAAACCATCAGCCATCAGAACCTGGCACCCAGGATCGAGTTGCTGGAGCCTTTAGGCATTTTTGACGGCAGCGAGACCATGTCCACATCCACTGGAATGGTGGAAATCAACAAATACGTTTCTGAAGACGGCAGCTTGACTGGTTTGGAAGACACTTATTATTGGTTTGGCACCGATGTTTTAGGACGAGATATTTTCACACGGACATGGGAAGGTACGAGGATCTCCTTGTACATCGCTTTGGTAGCCGTTGCTGTGGACATGCTCTTTGGCATGAGTTACGGCCTCATATCGGGTTATTTTGGCGGTCGGGTAGACATGGTCATGCAACGGATCTCGGAGATCATCAACGGCATCCCAACCCTTGTCATGGTAACACTGTTGATCATCGTCATGAAACCGGGTCTGGGCACCATCACACTGGCTTTGGCAATACGGGGTTGGATCGGCATGAGCAGGATCGCCCGAGCCCAAGTCCTCAAACTAAAAGAACAGGAATTCATCCTTGCAACAAAGACACTGGGAGCGAAAGATTTCTTCATCATATTCAAGGAAATACTGCCCAACATCTTTGGCCAATTGATCATCATGTCCATGTTTTCCGTACCCAACGCCATATTTACGGAGGCTTTCCTGGCATTTGTCGGACTGGGTGTGCCACAACCATTGGCCTCGTTGGGTTCGCTGATCAGTGATGCATTCAAATCCTTTACCACTCATCCCTACATGATCATATTCCCAGTGATCGTCCTGGCACTGATCATGCTTAGCTTCAACCTGTTGGCCGACGGAATGCGGGATGCATTCGATCCCAAAATGAAGGAAATGTAG
- a CDS encoding ABC transporter ATP-binding protein yields MIDVDGLDVYYGSEAAVKGLDLLVQDHETCAIIGPSGCGKTTLLYALAGLIKPASGSIRIGGEVLNKTRKKTGLILQNYGLLPWKRVWENLAFPLKTRGMGKNDIKTNVGKVLEQLGLMEFAEKFPSELSGGQQQRVAIGRSLVLQPDLLLMDEASSALDAITKEHIQNLVLDVFRKNRMTLVLVTHNIEEAVFLGQKIVVMKQGTVVRTMENPVFGLDDLRNNMSFYETCLEVRRVLDEESS; encoded by the coding sequence ATGATTGACGTGGATGGTCTGGATGTATACTATGGATCGGAAGCAGCCGTAAAGGGGCTTGACCTTTTGGTTCAAGATCATGAGACCTGTGCCATCATCGGACCTTCCGGATGTGGAAAGACCACATTGCTGTATGCCCTGGCTGGTCTGATAAAACCTGCTTCCGGAAGCATCCGGATCGGTGGAGAAGTTTTGAACAAGACAAGAAAAAAGACCGGTTTGATCCTGCAGAATTACGGATTGCTGCCGTGGAAGAGGGTTTGGGAAAACTTGGCTTTTCCTCTGAAAACCAGAGGAATGGGGAAAAATGATATCAAGACCAATGTGGGAAAAGTGCTTGAACAGCTGGGACTGATGGAATTTGCAGAAAAATTTCCTTCCGAGTTGAGCGGGGGACAACAACAGCGAGTGGCCATAGGACGCAGCTTGGTGCTGCAGCCGGACCTTTTGTTGATGGATGAAGCATCTTCCGCACTGGATGCCATAACGAAGGAGCACATCCAAAACCTGGTTTTGGATGTTTTTCGAAAGAATCGAATGACCCTCGTTTTAGTGACCCATAACATCGAGGAGGCTGTATTTTTAGGCCAAAAGATCGTGGTGATGAAACAGGGGACCGTGGTTCGAACCATGGAGAATCCAGTATTTGGATTGGACGATCTAAGGAACAACATGTCCTTTTATGAAACATGCCTGGAAGTGAGGAGGGTATTGGATGAAGAGTCCTCGTAG
- a CDS encoding ABC transporter ATP-binding protein encodes MEQNKPLLKVTGLKQYFKVSRKFTVKAVDGVSFEIYPGETYGLVGESGSGKSTIGRSVIRLYEPTAGQIEFNGMDISGKLDANTTKSLRQNMQMIFQDPMASLNPRKKVIDLIALGLDIHFPQLTQEERKNKVYKILEMVGLSHEHANRYPHQFSGGQRQRIGIARALIMDPELIIADEAISALDVSIQAQVVNLMKDIQRETNIAYLFIAHDLSMVKYISDRIGVLHLGHLVETGSKDEIFANPVHPYTKSLFSAIPEPNPRTEKDRTALNYNYYTSGIDYLKGKLTNISGTHSVLGTEEEIAKWTGTK; translated from the coding sequence ATGGAACAAAATAAACCCCTTTTGAAAGTGACCGGTTTGAAACAATATTTTAAAGTCAGCAGAAAGTTTACCGTCAAGGCGGTAGATGGCGTTTCTTTCGAGATCTATCCCGGTGAAACCTACGGCCTGGTTGGAGAATCCGGCAGTGGAAAATCGACCATCGGTCGATCTGTCATCCGTTTATACGAACCAACGGCAGGACAGATCGAATTCAACGGGATGGACATCAGTGGAAAGCTGGATGCAAATACTACGAAAAGTCTGCGTCAAAACATGCAGATGATTTTTCAAGATCCCATGGCATCACTGAATCCACGAAAAAAGGTCATCGATTTGATCGCCTTGGGACTGGATATCCATTTTCCCCAGCTGACCCAGGAAGAAAGAAAAAACAAAGTGTACAAAATTCTGGAAATGGTCGGCTTGTCCCATGAACATGCCAACCGATATCCCCATCAATTTTCGGGCGGACAGAGGCAGCGGATCGGTATTGCCCGAGCATTGATCATGGACCCGGAATTGATCATCGCAGACGAAGCCATCAGTGCTTTGGATGTGTCCATTCAAGCCCAGGTGGTCAATCTGATGAAAGACATCCAACGGGAGACCAACATCGCCTACTTGTTTATCGCCCATGACCTGTCCATGGTAAAGTATATTTCCGATCGCATTGGAGTACTTCACTTGGGTCATCTGGTGGAAACGGGTTCCAAAGATGAAATTTTTGCCAATCCGGTCCACCCTTATACCAAGTCTCTCTTTTCCGCCATCCCGGAGCCGAATCCTCGAACGGAAAAAGACAGAACGGCGCTCAACTACAATTACTACACCAGCGGGATCGATTATCTTAAAGGAAAACTAACAAATATTAGCGGTACCCACAGCGTGCTTGGAACGGAAGAAGAGATCGCCAAGTGGACAGGAACGAAGTAA